The Fusobacterium pseudoperiodonticum DNA window CTTAGCTTTTTGCTGCGGAGCAGCTCTTATGATAATTTTTATTCTTTTAGGTTTAAAATATGGAGATAAAACTACAGGAGCAGTGACTATACAAATAGCTAAAGGAGTTTGTTTTACAAGGGCTTACCGACTAAAATTGTTCATCTGTGGAGTCATTGCTGCAGGTGCTATGATAATACCAGGAATTTCTGGTTCACTATTGCTTATGATGCTAGGAGAATATTATAATGTTGTATATTTAATTTCTTCTTTAGGAGCATCTTTAAAAGAGAAATCTTTTTCAATATTATTACCTTTAATTACTTTAGCAGTAGGGGTTGGAATAGGACTGGTTGCTTTCTCGAAAGCTATAAATTATTTATTAAAAAATCATAAAGAATTCACTTTGTTTTTT harbors:
- a CDS encoding DUF368 domain-containing protein; translated protein: MILLFLKSIIIGIANIIPGVSGGTLAVMLNVYDPITEKIGNFFLVDRKTKLSYFWYLLIVLVGAATGIFLFANIIKYSITNYPKITVSVFTLLILPSIPYIVKGLDYKKKKNILAFCCGAALMIIFILLGLKYGDKTTGAVTIQIAKGVCFTRAYRLKLFICGVIAAGAMIIPGISGSLLLMMLGEYYNVVYLISSLGASLKEKSFSILLPLITLAVGVGIGLVAFSKAINYLLKNHKEFTLFF